One genomic window of Haliotis asinina isolate JCU_RB_2024 chromosome 4, JCU_Hal_asi_v2, whole genome shotgun sequence includes the following:
- the LOC137282501 gene encoding monocarboxylate transporter 12-like, translated as MGKRSIYSAVVLFASFATMLFGPSIVYASGVIHVALLEGFQEDVAMTAWVGSLFSCMFALTGPVASMVINKFDCRTCVVISGVLMMVGFSASCFVTEIRTLFVTYALIAGLGTGLAQTGSFVIIGYYFPVKTGLVTGISVSGIGFGIFIHPPLLQYLTETYGVHGAFLITGGITLHVCIAGMLMRPSNIERKRKQRVGNELPARRNIASICRDVTSVYRVLSNVSFIFFLCSLLCFSIAIATAYLFLPDFFLKQGSTFQEGAFVISTSGLGSIVSRILTGFSLSDERIPGATIYASLNGLMAIFTFMLPLFSTSSFLRILYGFILGLYTGGTWVLLNTLTLEILGIQDFATGVGAALFSCGVGYLTGPPIAGAIVESIGSYYSAFLLSGAMFFSAAVFEFLSSLSKRTQASTKDSQLTVPLNEDTEVSPIQTSKPEVALIQASQPVTETKQTSSEHCDHDKSTAAVIDALMPAIASIENCRDDYGEGDNKVTDTNY; from the exons ATGGGGAAGCGGAGTATTTACTCAGCAGTTGTCCTGTTCGCGTCCTTTGCAACAATGCTCTTTGGACCAAGCATCGTGTATGCAAGCGGAGTAATCCACGTAGCGTTGCTCGAAGGATTCCAGGAGGATGTGGCAATGACAGCATGGGTTGGATCTCTATTTTCCTGCATGTTTGCTCTCACAG GACCAGTTGCCAGCATGGTCATCAACAAGTTTGACTGCAGAACGTGTGTCGTGATATCAGGAGTCTTGATGATGGTTGGGTTCTCAGCCAGCTGTTTTGTGACTGAAATAAGGACATTGTTTGTCACCTATGCCTTAATTGCAG GTCTTGGCACAGGTTTGGCACAAACAGGAAGTTTCGTCATCATTGGCTATTACTTCCCTGTAAAAACAGGTCTGGTCACAGGAATATCTGTCTCAGGAATTGGATTTGGCATTTTCATACACCCCCCACTCTTGCAGTATCTGACTGAAACATATGGAGTCCACGGCGCCTTCCTTATCACTGGTGGAATAACACTTCATGTATGCATTGCGGGAATGCTCATGCGTCCATCCAACATAGAGCGCAAGAGAAAGCAACGGGTTGGAAATGAACTACCCGCTAGGAGAAATATAGCATCAATATGTCGGGATGTAACGAGTGTCTACCGTGTTTTAAGTAATGTATCCTTTATATTCTTTCTATGCAGTCTCTTGTGCTTTTCAATTGCTATAGCAACAGCATATCTCTTTCTTCCGGATTTCTTCTTAAAACAGGGATCAACATTCCAAGAGGGTGCCTTTGTTATATCAACCTCAGGCCTGGGAAGTATTGTCTCTCGGATTCTAACTGGATTTTCACTGAGTGACGAGAGGATTCCAGGTGCCACAATATATGCCTCTCTTAATGGTTTGATGGCAATTTTTACGTTCATGCTGCCACTGTTCAGCACATCTTCATTTCTGAGAATACTTTATGGCTTTATTCTTGGATTGTATACTGGAGGGACATGGGTTCTCCTCAATACTCTGACACTTGAAATTCTTGGAATTCAAGACTTCGCCACAGGTGTCGGTGCAGCTTTATTTTCCTGTGGAGTTGGCTATCTTACTGGTCCTCCTATTGCAG GTGCCATAGTAGAATCAATCGGGTCATACTACAGCGCCTTCCTCCTTTCTG GTGCCATGTTTTTCTCGGCCGCGGTCTTTGAATTCCTGTCATCTCTCAGCAAGAGGACACAAGCAAGCACAAAAGACTCCCAGCTGACAGTACCTCTGAACGAAGATACTGAAGTATCGCCAATACAAACATCAAAACCTGAAGTAGCACTAATACAAGCATCACAACCTgtgactgaaacaaaacaaacatccagCGAGCATTGTGATCATGACAAATCTACGGCAGCAGTAATAGATGCACTGATGCCAGCAATTGCATCAATAGAGAATTGTAGGGATGATTATGGTGAAGGGGATAACAAAGTAACCGATACAAactactga